Proteins encoded by one window of Dioscorea cayenensis subsp. rotundata cultivar TDr96_F1 chromosome 6, TDr96_F1_v2_PseudoChromosome.rev07_lg8_w22 25.fasta, whole genome shotgun sequence:
- the LOC120263173 gene encoding uncharacterized protein LOC120263173, with product MGDISEWWALDGSQVRVKFVTPDSYKTLCPIESDADFQRMCHIHHTFNKTIVDIIIEDASGSMDDNSGSLIPSDAFSASMNADVETYLSQHPPARALRIVQSSQTLDRVSVKVGQRFDNVEQFKDCLRSNAITQNFDFTFIKNHKLRVTVKCAAPNCQWRVHASKEGNVDTFRVKTMQATHSRGGGIGTTAHPKASKKWVSQRVIQKLKERPLYRAVDIHKDILQDQGVRLPYKHAWMGKEIARAAIHGKEVSSYDLLLWYVDKVAETNLGSFIIVENDGDRFKRAFFSFRACLLGFKLGCRPLLFIDGTHLLGKYGGILLGATAKDGNEGIFHVAFAVVDNEIDDNWTWFLATLEEALYGEDDYDKVIKFISDRSKGLVNAVARVFPSSPHGYYLRHLEANFIKANDSLGKSLKEQCCSVIVKIAYAYTSKEFDDAVRELVTISTDTHDWLLHKSDIDHWCNYLFKGMRWCEMYSNVAESFNAWIKEARHLPVTSMVDTIRFKLMKMLTERREVSAMWDTYPCPEIRKKVEQIIEISRFSRVDRSSDDTYEVVDEHNNVVNLRLRKCSCRRWDVHGLPCKHETATIMQTDTNVHCYVNQYFTTESYHRAYAEPIYPIPDSDKPSDDDR from the exons ATGGGTGACATAAGTGAGTGGTGGGCATTGGACGGTTCTCAAGTCAGGGTAAAGTTTGTGACACCTGACTCGTACAAGACGCTTTGCCCAATTGAGTCGGATGCTGACTTTCAACGCATGTGCCATATACATCATACTTTCAACAAAACCATTGTCGACATCATCATCGAGGACGCGAGTGGGTCAATGGATGACAACTCGGGCTCATTGATTCCATC GGACGCCTTCTCAGCAAGTATGAACGCAGATGTCGAGACATATCTGTCCCAACATCCTCCGGCAAGGGCGCTCAGAATTGTTCAATCTTCACAAACACTTGATAGGGTGAGCGTAAAAGTTGGTCAGCGCTTTGACAATGTAGAGCAATTCAAAGATTGCCTACGCAGCAACGCTAtaacacaaaattttgattttacgtttataaaaaatcataaacttcGGGTGACCGTCAAGTGCGCTGCTCCCAATTGCCAGTGGCGTGTGCATGCATCGAAAGAAGGAAACGTTGACACTTTCCGGGTGAAGACAATGCAGGCAACACACAGTCGCGGTGGGGGCATTGGTACAACAGCGCACCCGAAAGCAAGCAAAAAATGGGTCTCTCAACGTGTAATACAAAAACTCAAGGAGCGGCCATTATATAGAGCTGTCGACATTCATAAAGATATATTACAGGACCAAGGAGTTCGCCTACCATATAAGCATGCTTGGATGGGAAAGGAGATTGCACGGGCCGCCATTCATGGTAAGGAGGTTAGTAGTTACGATTTGCTTCTCTGGTATGTGGACAAAGTGGCTGAGACGAATCTCGGTAGTTTTATAATCGTTGAAAATGACGGTGATCGATTTAAACGCGCTTTTTTCTCGTTTCGGGCATGTTTGTTGGGTTTCAAGTTGGGATGCAGgccattactttttattgaCGGAACTCACTTGCTTGGCAAGTACGGTGGGATTCTGTTGGGTGCAACTGCCAAAGATGGCAATGAGGGTATCTTCCATGTAGCATTCGCAGTAGTTGACAATGAAATAGATGATAATTGGACTTGGTTTCTTGCTACCCTCGAGGAGGCATTGTATGGAGAAGATGATTACGAcaaagttattaaatttatctcGGATCGATCGAAAGGTCTTGTTAACGCAGTCGCGCGCGTGTTCCCGTCATCACCACATGGTTATTATTTGCGCCATTTGGAAGCCAACTTCATAAAGGCGAACGACAGCCTTGGGAAATCATTGAAAGAACAATGTTGTTCAGTAATCGTAAAAATTGCGTACGCGTACACGTCTAAAGAGTTTGATGATGCAGTACGTGAACTTGTAACTATATCGACCGATACACATGATTGGTTGTTACACAAGTCCGACATTGATCATTGGTGTAACTATTTGTTCAAGGGTATGCGGTGGTGCGAAATGTATTCTAATGTAGCAGAGTCTTTCAATGCCTGGATCAAAGAGGCAAGGCATCTACCGGTAACAAGCATGGTCGATACCATAAG GTTTAAACTGATGAAAATGCTTACTGAGCGGCGCGAAGTGTCTGCCATGTGGGACACATACCCTTGCCCTGAGATACGCAAAAAGGTTGAACAAATCATCGAAATCAGTCGGTTTTCGAGGGTGGATCGATCAAGTGATGACACTTACGAAGTGGTTGATGAGCACAATAATGTCGTCAACCTACGCTTACGTAAATGTTCTTGTAGGAGATGGGACGTACATGGACTGCCATGCAAGCATGAAACTGCTACGATTATGCAAACAGACACAAATGTTCACTGCTATGTCAACCAATATTTTACAACAGAATCGTATCATCGTGCATATGCCGAACCAATATACCCGATCCCTGACAGTGACAAGCCATCGGATGACGACCGTTAA